CTTCGTCTTCATCTACCCGCTCGCCCAGTTGCTCTACATCAGCTTCACCGAGCCGGCGCCGACGCTCGACAATTATGCGCGCGTCGTCACCAATCCGGTCTATGCGCGGGTGCTGATGCGGACGATCTGGACCGCTGTGCTGGTGACAGGCCTTGCCGTTCTTCTCGGCTTCCCCGTCGCCTATTTCATGAGCCGCGCCCGCGGCACGACGGCCGCTTTGGTGGGCACCTGTGTCATTCTGCCCCTGTGGTCGAGCGTGCTCGTGCGAACCGCCGCATGGTCTTTCCTCTTCCAGCGCGAGGGGTTGATCAATTCCGGCCTGATGGCGCTTGGCATCACCTCCGAACCGCTGAGGCTTCTCTACACTCAAGGGGCGGTCGTCGTAGCGATGACCCATGTTCTGCTGCCGTTCATGAT
The sequence above is a segment of the Rhizobium sp. SSA_523 genome. Coding sequences within it:
- a CDS encoding ABC transporter permease; this encodes MSGLATLLLLSPFFAIIAFVFIYPLAQLLYISFTEPAPTLDNYARVVTNPVYARVLMRTIWTAVLVTGLAVLLGFPVAYFMSRARGTTAALVGTCVILPLWSSVLVRTAAWSFLFQREGLINSGLMALGITSEPLRLLYTQGAVVVAMTHVLLPFMILPIFGSLRAIPNDYLRAAAVLGASRFATFREVLLPLSLPGIASGSLLVFLTALGFFITPALLGSPQELMIATLVSQQIREVLDWPFASALVGVLTLFVTLLALIFSKTLRFDRLMGAQS